The Babylonia areolata isolate BAREFJ2019XMU chromosome 32, ASM4173473v1, whole genome shotgun sequence genome window below encodes:
- the LOC143276465 gene encoding uncharacterized protein LOC143276465, whose translation MEHRSQYACYLCCYLILCLTCICQEVQGVRCYSCHYENLREECLTNEVTCGINEICVNVVYKRPLLGIVYSKGCQDRTQCHSVQSANENRLCDSSPSECAYCCEEDLCNDANRAVTSYFSLTFFVISSLLLTRITYLPAM comes from the exons ATGGAGCATCGCTCTCAGTACGCGTGTTACCTGTGCTGTTACCTCATTCTGTGCCTCACCTGTATCTGTCAAG AGGTGCAGGGAGTGCGATGTTACTCGTGTCACTACGAAAACTTACGGGAAGAATGCCTGACAAACGAAGTCACCTGTGGCATCAACGAAATATGTGTGAACGTGGTTTACAAGCGGCCACTGTTGGGTATCGTCTAttctaag ggTTGTCAAGACCGCACGCAATGCCACAGCGTCCAAAGTGCCAACGAAAACAGACTGTGCGACAGCTCCCCCTCTGAGTGTGCCTACTGCTGCGAAGAGGATCTGTGCAATGACGCAAATCGTGCAGTGACGTCATATTTCAGCCTCACCTTTTTCGTCATATCTAGCTTGTTGCTAACCAGAATTACGTACCTGCCCGCGATGTAA